The following are from one region of the Corylus avellana chromosome ca1, CavTom2PMs-1.0 genome:
- the LOC132188944 gene encoding signal recognition particle 43 kDa protein, chloroplastic, which yields MDALSVNRSLSSLKLRTITIPSSFPSQQQQLALKPNRGTRIFTVYAIQNQEKDLQETQETLPRNNADDESYGEVNKIIGSRAVGGGAAMEYLIEWKDGHAPSWLLSDYIAKDVVAEYEGPWWTAAKKADETALQRLAEEEMRDVDAVDQDGRTALIFVAGLGSEPCVKLLAEAGANLDHRDSSGGLTALHMAAGYVKPGVVKVLLELGADPEIEDDKGRAPLDLAKEILKVTPKGNPVQFARRLGLESVIRMLEGAIFEYAEVQEILEKRGKGDHVEYLVKWKDGGDNEWVKAGLIGEDLVRDYEAGLEYAVAEGVVGKRVGDDGGREYLVKWTDMEEATWEPEENVDPELIKEFEVTQEVEAQAQLSKE from the coding sequence ATGGACGCTCTCTCAGTCAATCGATCTCTCTCTAGCCTCAAACTCAGAACCATaaccatcccttcttcttttcccTCCCAACAGCAACAACTCGCCCTCAAACCAAACCGTGGCACCCGAATCTTCACCGTCTATGCCatccaaaaccaagaaaaggACCTCCAAGAAACTCAGGAAACGCTTCCGAGAAACAACGCCGACGACGAGTCGTACGGTGAAGTCAATAAGATCATCGGTAGCAGAGCGGTGGGAGGTGGGGCCGCCATGGAGTACTTGATCGAGTGGAAAGACGGGCATGCCCCTTCCTGGCTCCTGTCGGATTACATAGCCAAGGATGTGGTGGCGGAGTACGAGGGTCCGTGGTGGACCGCAGCCAAGAAAGCCGACGAGACGGCTCTCCAGCGGCTCGCCGAGGAGGAAATGCGTGACGTGGACGCCGTGGACCAAGATGGGCGGACCGCGCTTATTTTTGTTGCCGGGCTCGGATCCGAGCCGTGTGTCAAGCTCCTAGCCGAAGCCGGCGCGAACCTTGACCATCGCGATAGCAGCGGCGGCTTGACGGCTCTTCATATGGCGGCTGGGTATGTTAAGCCGGGTGTTGTTAAGGTGTTGCTGGAGCTTGGTGCGGACCCGGAGATTGAAGATGACAAGGGACGTGCGCCGTTGGATTTGGCGAAAGAGATCTTGAAGGTTACGCCTAAAGGAAACCCCGTGCAATTTGCAAGGAGATTGGGGCTTGAGAGTGTGATTAGGATGTTGGAGGGGGCAATATTCGAGTACGCGGAGGTGCAGGAGATATTGGAGAAGAGAGGGAAGGGTGATCATGTGGAGTATTTGGTCAAATGGAAGGACGGTGGAGATAATGAGTGGGTCAAGGCTGGTTTGATAGGGGAGGATCTGGTGAGGGACTATGAGGCTGGGCTGGAATATGCTGTGGCAGAGGGAGTGGTGGGGAAAAGAGTTGGTGACGATGGGGGCAGAGAGTACTTGGTGAAATGGACGGATATGGAGGAAGCCACGTGGGAGCCTGAGGAGAATGTTGATCCTGAATTAATCAAAGAGTTTGAGGTGACCCAGGAAGTGGAGGCCCAGGCTCAATTGAGTAAGGAATAA
- the LOC132181900 gene encoding L-ascorbate oxidase homolog yields the protein MLQKQAGVSAWLFSAIVMILGVVNAEDPYRFFNWNVTYGNIYPLGVRQQGILINGQFPGPEIYSVTNDNLIINVHNSLPEPFLLSWNGLQQRRNSYQDGVYGTTCPIPPGKNFTYTLQVKDQIGSFFYFPSLAFHKAAGGFGAIKILSRPRIPVPFPEPAGDYSLLIGDWYKTNHTKLKTILDRGHRLPFPDAILINGRGANATSFTFEQGKTYRLRISNVGLQNSLNFRIQGHKMKLVEVEGTHTMQTTFSELDIHVGQSYSVLVTTDQPAQDYFVAVSTRFTRRVLTTTATLHYSNSKRPVSGEIPGGPTTQIAWSLNQARAIRTNLTASGPRPNPQGSYHYGLINISRTIKLESSAAQVDAKQRYAVNSVSFVPADTPLKIADYFKIGGVFRVGSISDNPTGKKMYLDTSVMGADYRAFVEIVFQNHENIVQSWHIDGYSFWVVGMDGGVWTPSSRKQYNLRDAVSRCTTQVYPNSWTAIYMALDNVGMWNVRSEFWARQYLGQQFYLRVYSPVESIRDEFPIPKNALLCGRAAGKQTRPL from the exons ATGCTGCAAAAACAAGCAGGAGTTTCTGCATGGCTTTTTTCCGCCATTGTTATGATCTTGGGTGTTGTAAATGCTGAGGACCCTTACAGGTTCTTCAACTGGAATGTCACCTATGGCAACATTTATCCCCTTGGTGTTCGTCAACAG GGAATTCTCATCAACGGCCAGTTTCCCGGGCCTGAAATATACTCTGTTACCAATGACAATTTAATCATAAATGTTCATAACAGCTTACCAGAACCTTTCCTCTTGTCATG GAACGGGCTTCAGCAAAGGAGAAATTCTTACCAAGATGGAGTGTATGGAACCACATGCCCCATTCCTCCAGGCAAAAACTTCACCTACACGCTACAGGTGAAGGATCAAATAGGCAGCTTTTTCTACTTCCCATCTCTTGCATTCCACAAGGCAGCTGGTGGCTTTGGGGCTATAAAAATCCTCAGCAGGCCTAGGATTCCTGTCCCATTCCCTGAACCTGCTGGAGATTACTCTCTTCTCATTGGAGATTGGTACAAGACTAATCACACG AAATTGAAGACCATCTTAGATCGTGGCCATAGGCTTCCCTTCCCCGATGCTATTCTAATCAATGGTCGAGGGGCAAATGCTACATCTTTCACTTTTGAACAAg GAAAAACCTATAGGCTTAGGATATCAAATGTGGGTCTCCAAAATTCACTCAACTTCAGGATTCAGGGCCACAAGATGAAGCTTGTTGAGGTTGAGGGCACCCACACGATGCAAACCACCTTCTCCGAGCTTGACATCCATGTAGGCCAATCTTATTCGGTGCTTGTCACAACGGACCAGCCGGCTCAAGACTACTTCGTCGCAGTCTCGACCCGTTTCACCAGACGGGTACTCACCACTACTGCCACCCTTCACTATAGCAATTCCAAACGACCCGTTTCCGGCGAAATTCCCGGTGGACCAACCACCCAAATAGCTTGGTCTCTTAATCAGGCTCGTGCAATTAG GACCAACCTTACTGCAAGTGGACCAAGACCTAACCCACAGGGATCATACCACTATGGTCTAATTAACATTTCCAGGACCATCAAGCTGGAGAGCTCGGCTGCACAAGTTGATGCCAAGCAAAGATATGCAGTCAATAGTGTGTCTTTTGTCCCTGCTGACACTCCCCTGAAGATTGCAGATTACTTCAAGATTGGTGGTGTTTTTCGTGTAGGAAGCATCTCTGATAATCCTACTGGTAAAAAGATGTACCTTGACACTTCAGTTATGGGTGCCGACTATAGAGCCTTTGTTGAGATCGTTTTTCAGAACCATGAGAACATTGTCCAGAGCTGGCACATTGATGGATACTCCTTCTGGGTTGTTGG AATGGACGGAGGAGTGTGGACGCCATCCAGTCGAAAGCAATACAATCTAAGAGATGCAGTTTCGCGTTGCACCACACAG GTATATCCAAACTCATGGACTGCAATTTACATGGCACTTGATAATGTGGGGATGTGGAATGTGAGAAGTGAGTTTTGGGCGAGGCAATATCTGGGACAACAATTCTATCTCCGAGTGTATTCACCTGTGGAATCAATAAGGGATGAGTTCCCCATTCCAAAGAATGCACTTCTCTGTGGCAGGGCTGCAGGCAAACAAACAAGACCTCTGTAA